In the genome of Misgurnus anguillicaudatus chromosome 11, ASM2758022v2, whole genome shotgun sequence, one region contains:
- the c1d gene encoding nuclear nucleic acid-binding protein C1D, which translates to MGDEGPAEDYPTEIEDNLNDFESSVGSVQKMVQSLVSVSRSSHLAKLDPLDQAKLDLMSAYALNSMFWMYLVTQGVNPKDHGIKQELERIRTYMNKVKEITDRKKAGRLDTDAASRFVRNALWDAEDKKRKDKTEHSVRGKHKRFK; encoded by the exons ATGGGTGATGAAGGTCCAGCAGAGGATTATCCCACTGAAATAGAGGATAACCTGAATGATTTTGAGTCCTCTGTGGGTTCTGTACAGAAGATGGTCCAGAGTCTCGTGTCTGTATCCAGAAGCAGCCATTTGGCTAAA TTAGATCCTCTTGATCAAGCTAAATTGGACTTGATGTCTGCATATGCCCTCAACTCAATGTTCTGGA TGTATTTGGTGACACAAGGAGTCAATCCAAAAGACCATGGGATCAAACAAGAATTG GAGAGAATCAGGACATATATGAACAAAGTGAAGGAAATCACAGACAGGAAAAAAGCTGGACGTCTCGACACAGATGCAGCCTCGCGGTTCGTTCGAAATGCATTGTGGGATGCAGAGGACAAGAAACGAAAGGACAAAACTGAGCATTCTGTCAGAGGAAAACACAAGAGGTTTAAATAG